The genome window CGACACCATGTCGCAGAACAGCTCGAATCCTACCTGCGCCATCACTCCGCTCTGCTCCCGGCCGAACAGATCGCCGGCGCCGCGGATTTCGAGGTCACGCATGGCCAACTGGTAACCGCTTCCCAGCGTGGCGAACTCGCGGATCGCCGTCAGTCGCAAATCGGCCGCCGGCCCTCGGGTGTCACGATGGTACATCATAAACGCGTATGCCTGCCGGTCGGACCGGCCGACTCGACCGCGAAGCTGGTGGAGCTGGCTGAGGCCAAGCTTATCGGCATGGTCGATGATGATGGTGTTCGCGTTGGGAATATCGAGGCCATTTTCGATAATCGTTGTGCAGAGCAGCACGTCGATTTCGTGATGGTAGAACTGATACATCACGCGCTCCAGCTTTTCCTCATCCATCTGGCCGTGGCCCACGCCAATCCGCGCGGCCGGTACAATTCGGCTGAGCTTTTGCGCGACAAAATCGATGCTCTCCACTCGATTGTGAACCAGGTAGACCTGACCACCGCGCTCCATTTCGCGCAGGATGGCGTCGGCAACGATGTCGTCGTCCCATCGACGTACTATGGTGTGAATGGGAGTTCGGCCCTCCGGCGCATCCGATATGACGCTCATCTGCCGTATGCCGGTCAGCGCCATTGAGAGCGTACGCGGAATCGGTGTCGCGGAGAGCGTCAACACATCGACCTCGGTGCGCAGCTGCTTGATACGCTCCTTGTGCCGAACTCCAAAGCGCTGCTCCTCATCCACAATCAGCAGTCCCAGGTCATCAAATACAACGTCCTTGCTCAAGAGCCGGTGCGTGCCGATGGCAATATCTACGCGTCCGTCGGCCAGGCCGGCGACGGTTTCGGCGATCTGCTCCCTTGTTCGGAACCGGCTCAGCAGGTCGATCTTCACCGGGTAGCCGGCCAGTCGTTCGTTAAATGTAACGTGATGCTGAGCTGCGAGTACCGTGGTCGGGCAGAGCACAGCTACCTGGCGGCCCGATGTGACGGCGATCATCGCCGCACGTACGGCGACTTCCGTCTTTCCGAAGCCGACATCGCCGCAGATAAGCCGATCCATGGGCCGCGCGTTGCTTAGATCCAGCTTTACGTCGGCAATCGCTCGCCGCTGGCTTCGCGTCTCGTCCCAGGGGAAAAGACTCTCAACCTCTTTGACCCACGGCCCGTCCGTGTCGTAAGCCGGCCTCTCGGTAGCGCTGCGAGCGGCGAACAGGCGGAGCAGCTCACCGGCCATCTCCTGCGCATGCTTCTGGACGCGCGCCTTGGTGCGTTCCCAGTCGCGCCCGCCAAGCCGATTGACTACCGGCACAGTGCCCTCAGTAGCCACGTAGCGCTGCACGCGGTCCACACAATCCGCCGGAACGAACACTTCCCCATTCTCATATGCGATCTTAAGGTAGTCGCGCTCGAAGCCCGCTTTGGACTCCCGCGTCAGACCCTGATAGAGACCGACGCCGTGATGGATGTGTATCACGTAGTTTCCGGGCGCCAGATCGAGTAGCGACGATGTCGCTACGCCACCTGCCGTGCGTCGTCGCGTGGATACAAACTGCGCTCCCTCAAACAGTTCGTGATCCGTGACAACGCAAATGCGGAGTGCATCCAGCTTGAATCCGTCGGAGAGCGCGGTGCCGGCCAGCGTTACGCGCTCGGAATGTTCGTCGCCTTCCACGCTCAACGGGATGGCAAGTTCAGCACAAAGATCGGCGACACGCGCCGGCCGGCTCGTGCAGATCAACACGCGACAGGCGTTCTGAAGCCATGTGCAAACATCGCTACCGAATACGTCCAACGCACCGGAATACTTGGGCGTGGCGGCAACATCAATGGCCACCGTGGCGCCGGCAAGAAACGGCCTGGAATTGAGCGCAAACGCCATGCTGGGTCGACATGCGGCGGCTCGCTGCAGCACTTCATACGGCTGCATCCGGATCGCTGGATCCAGAGCGTCACCCCGCTCCCACCGCCGAGTTCGCGCAGCCTGCAGCTCCGAAACAACCCGGTCGGCATGGATAAGGCACTGCTCAGGCTCGTCGAAAACGATCACCGCTCCGGCAGAGAGGTAATCCAGCGCACTGGTCACGGCTGGGTAGATGTATCCGAGGTAATCCTCAAGGCCATCAAAGTACGCACTCTGCGCGACGCCGACAAGGTCCGACTCCACGCGCTCTGTGAGTGTTACCAGCGCCTCTCGGTTTTGCTGCTCACGCAGTTCGGAGCACCGCGCTTCAAATGCGCTGCGTATCGCCGCGACCGCCTTTGCCGAGCGTTCCGCCTCCATGCGAACCTCGCGGGCCGGCCCGACGGTGGCGCTGGTAGTCGAGCGGACACTGCGCTGCGTGGTGACGTCGAACTCGCGAATCGACTCGATGGTATCTCCGAACAGGTCGATGCGGATCGGAGCCAGTGCGCTGCCGGGAAAAACGTCGAGAATGCCGCCGTGTCGGGCAAACTCTCCGGGCCTGGTCACGGTGGTGGCACGGGTGTAGCCCATGGCCACTAGGCTGTGAAGAGCGGCAGCGCTGTCGAATCGTTCGGCCACCGCGGCCGAAATCAGATGCGGAGTGATGTCGCAGGGGGGCGCCGTCTGCTGCAGAATAGCTTCGGGTGTGGCAATCACCACGCATGGCCGACCGCTGCTGAGCGCCATCAATGCCCGGATTCTCTCACCGATCTCGCGACTGTCGGTAAACGGATCATCCAGAAGGGCCGATTGGGAGACCGGCAGCTCCAGGGCTTGCTCCGGCTGCAGCCCGAGTCGCGTGAGCGTATCGGCGATGTGACCGACGCGCTCCGCTTGCCATGTAACCACCAGAATCGGCCGCTCCAACCGCTGCATCAACCGCGCGAGCACCAGCGCGCGCACAGGGTCTCGCGTGCCGGTGACACCGACGTGCACCGGCCCGGAGAGCTTGCCGACGAGCGTTTCAAACGCCGGTAAGGCGTCGAGCTCAGTGGGAAGGCCGGAGAGTGTTATTGCCATACGGTTCGACAGGCCAACGGAGCTTCCAGGTGAAACGCACAAAAAGACCGATCACCCGCGGCGTCTGCGTCGGCGCTACGTGTGGTCGGCAAAAACTGGATGCTTCGCCAACCAGTATTCTACCCCGAGCACGGCGCTTCGTGCAGCAGAAACAGTGCCTCAACAAGAGCCAGGTCCACGGATTGGGGCGCAGACGTCGAATTGCAGCGGCCAGCGTTCGCCGGTCCGCAGTCCGGCTCGAACGGCAGCCCGCCGCCCGCAGAACAGCAGCTTTGGCGCCCTGCGAATGGCGTACTCAGAATGTGAGGCAGCGAATGCCCGAAAACCAGATTCTTACTATAGGCGACGCGGCTCGGTGGCCCGCGCATCTCGCGACGCCGTGTGGTATACGAATGGGGAATGGTGCCGGTTCGCTCGGCGTCCCCGCCAGCCCCCAATGACCGGGACGACACACGAGCGTTACGTGTTGGCAAAGGGGGCAGCTTAAATGGTTATTCGATTGCCCGGCGTAATGTTCGTCCGGCCGCTTTCGTCTCTCTCTCTCTCTCTCTCTCTCTCTCTCTAGCGTGCGCTCGCTTTGTTTGTGTCGCACGGCTTAGGCGCCGCTCCCTCACACGCATAGCCGCCGCTGCCGCGACGCTTGGCGTCGCCGCCGCCACAACCAGCTGCGGCGGCGGCGGCGCACCGGCCGTTGCAGGCGCGGTGCGCACCACCATAAACTGGCCGCAGCGCTCCCGCGCCATCAACGCCCTCGCCTCCTCGCTGTCGCTGGTCGTCACGTTCAAGGGCGCCGCATCCAACGGCGGCGACTTCACGTGGACCATCAACCGCGCCGGCGGCGCCGGCGCATACAGCCAGCCGGCCGCCACACCGGGACCGGTGCATTACGGCAGTGTGCAGGTTTCTGTGAACTCTTTTGCCCAGCCGGACGGGCAGGGTTCTCAAACCGGTTCGGATTCCGGCACCGTGCTGCTCAAGCCCGGGGCGGGCGGGGCACAACTGCCAGGAATCCAATTGCCGACCGCGATTCAGGGCATCAGCGCTGGGTACGCTGGTGTGGTGCCGCCTTTCACCTACGTCCTCCTCCAGGTCCAGGTGACTGGGCCAGGAGCCGCTGGCGGGGCGGTCAAGTCCGGGACGCCGGTGCACCCCTTCGTGGTAACCCCCGGTTCACTTTTCTGGCGCCTGATCAGCCCCACCGACGGCAGCGTTAGCTTGACGCCGGACGGCGTGATCTTCAGCGACGGTACGCACGCTATAGCGACCGTGGCTGTCACCGCAGATGGGGTGTCTAGCGCACCAAGCGGTATCGCGCTGGAGACGCTCTCGCCGCCGTAAACGGGCGGCGGCGACTACGTGTGTCGGTGCCGACGGTCAGGTCGAAAAGCGCCGGAGCGGGTCGGCCATGAGGTTTCGCTTTAAGTCAAAGGCGCAAAGGCTATAGCGGGTTGCAAGTCACCCGCGGGCACTTGAAACGCCAACATAACGACTGGAGCACCTCGTGGCATATGGACGTTTGACGGGCGCACGTACCCGCCACGGAGCATCTCCTTCTGGCCGCGAGGAGTCCAAGTGCCCGTTCGACCCAACATGCCGATGCTGCGGTTCTCTCGCGTCGCGAGACCAGGGGCCGGCGTTTCTGGTATCTTGATTACAGTCGCCGTGCCGGGTCAGGTGCAGGGTCAAGCCGAGGATGTCTGCCTTTCCGTCTCATGTTTTTGTCTCGACCCAGCGTGTCTATTTCGACATGCTGGATCTGTTGGAGACACTGCACAATGCGCGTTTCCTGCTGCTGTTTGAGCGGGCGCGCACAGACTTTTGGCGTGAGGTAGGCGGCGGTCGCGCCGCGCACGATTTTGACTGGCCATATCTCGTGGCACGAAACGAGATTGACTACCGCGTACCAATCACAACGGAGCAGGACGTCCAGGTTACTGTGACCATAG of Armatimonadota bacterium contains these proteins:
- a CDS encoding acyl-CoA thioesterase, which produces MSAFPSHVFVSTQRVYFDMLDLLETLHNARFLLLFERARTDFWREVGGGRAAHDFDWPYLVARNEIDYRVPITTEQDVQVTVTIERIGRSSLTFAHSVILADERVSASGKTVIVRVDASHFHPVPWSEGFRNMLAAWVQPKGG
- the mfd gene encoding transcription-repair coupling factor, with protein sequence MAITLSGLPTELDALPAFETLVGKLSGPVHVGVTGTRDPVRALVLARLMQRLERPILVVTWQAERVGHIADTLTRLGLQPEQALELPVSQSALLDDPFTDSREIGERIRALMALSSGRPCVVIATPEAILQQTAPPCDITPHLISAAVAERFDSAAALHSLVAMGYTRATTVTRPGEFARHGGILDVFPGSALAPIRIDLFGDTIESIREFDVTTQRSVRSTTSATVGPAREVRMEAERSAKAVAAIRSAFEARCSELREQQNREALVTLTERVESDLVGVAQSAYFDGLEDYLGYIYPAVTSALDYLSAGAVIVFDEPEQCLIHADRVVSELQAARTRRWERGDALDPAIRMQPYEVLQRAAACRPSMAFALNSRPFLAGATVAIDVAATPKYSGALDVFGSDVCTWLQNACRVLICTSRPARVADLCAELAIPLSVEGDEHSERVTLAGTALSDGFKLDALRICVVTDHELFEGAQFVSTRRRTAGGVATSSLLDLAPGNYVIHIHHGVGLYQGLTRESKAGFERDYLKIAYENGEVFVPADCVDRVQRYVATEGTVPVVNRLGGRDWERTKARVQKHAQEMAGELLRLFAARSATERPAYDTDGPWVKEVESLFPWDETRSQRRAIADVKLDLSNARPMDRLICGDVGFGKTEVAVRAAMIAVTSGRQVAVLCPTTVLAAQHHVTFNERLAGYPVKIDLLSRFRTREQIAETVAGLADGRVDIAIGTHRLLSKDVVFDDLGLLIVDEEQRFGVRHKERIKQLRTEVDVLTLSATPIPRTLSMALTGIRQMSVISDAPEGRTPIHTIVRRWDDDIVADAILREMERGGQVYLVHNRVESIDFVAQKLSRIVPAARIGVGHGQMDEEKLERVMYQFYHHEIDVLLCTTIIENGLDIPNANTIIIDHADKLGLSQLHQLRGRVGRSDRQAYAFMMYHRDTRGPAADLRLTAIREFATLGSGYQLAMRDLEIRGAGDLFGREQSGVMAQVGFELFCDMVSEELLKEQGQTAPLRLLPEIDVPVTANIPPSYVPGDVERLYFYRQLTQVRTREQIDEIAQELLDRFGKLPTELETALTVLRMRVQCRRLGVSSIRHKDEILRVRFAIMPMLDAGQVHRLAHAFRGHRFTEDGFSIQVRSDSAMTQTQAVIDLLDSILLPNNSDDDRALNNGNKSDAAARLANNVLMAAGRTGSLARND